From a single Lolium rigidum isolate FL_2022 chromosome 7, APGP_CSIRO_Lrig_0.1, whole genome shotgun sequence genomic region:
- the LOC124669827 gene encoding chloroplast envelope quinone oxidoreductase homolog, with the protein MATAGIKPPTMRAVQYSCYGGGGASLKFVDIPVPSLKKDQVLIKVEAASLNPADSKVQRGLLRPFVPRFPFIPVTDVAGEIAEVGSAVSEFKVGDKVVAALKFWKAGGLAEYVAASVSLTVLRPDGVSAAEAAGLPMAGLTALQALKVIGTQFNGTGIGSNILITAASGGTGTYAVQLAKLGNHHVTATCGARNVELVASIGADEVLDYKTPEGAALKNSSGKKYDYIVNGTKDGKWSAFKPSLSSHGKVVDLAPNFGNVIAWILTKFTKKKMSVFLMSLTMGELRFLLELVKEGKLKTVFDSRHPFEKAADAWDKCLSGHATGKVIVEI; encoded by the exons ATGGCCACCGCGGGAATCAAACCACCCACCATGCGCGCTGTCCAGTACAGCTGctacggtggcggcggggcgtctCTGAAG TTTGTGGATATCCCCGTGCCGTCACTGAAGAAGGATCAAGTTCTTATAAAAGTAGAAGCGGCAAGCCTGAATCCGGCGGATTCTAAGGTTCAGCGAGGGCTGTTGCGTCCTTTTGTCCCAAGATTTCCATTTATTCCAG TTACTGATGTAGCTGGAGAGATCGCGGAGGTCGGCTCTGCAGTAAGCGAGTTCAAAGTTGGTGATAAAGTTGTGGCTGCACTGAAATTCTGG AAAGCTGGTGGACTCGCCGAGTATGTAGCAGCATCCGTGAGCCTCACCGTGCTACGCCCGGACGGCGTGTCAGCCGCCGAAgccgccgggctgcccatggctggTCTCACGGCTCTCCAGGCCCTGAAAGTGATTGGGACACAGTTCAACGGCACGGGCATCGGCAGCAACATCCTGATCACGGCGGCGTCCGGTGGCACCGGCACTTACGCCGTCCAGCTCGCCAAGCTCGGGAACCACCACGTCACGGCCACCTGCGGCGCGCGCAACGTGGAGCTCGTCGCGAGCATCGGCGCCGACGAGGTGCTCGACTACAAGACCCCCGAAGGCGCCGCACTAAAGAACTCATCCGGCAAGAAGTATGACTACATCGTCAACGGCACGAAAGACGGCAAGTGGTCGGCGTTCAAGCCTAGCCTCAGCAGCCATGGCAAAGTCGTGGACTTGGCTCCCAACTTTGGAAACGTTATTGCGTGGATTCTGACGAAGTTCACCAAGAAGAAAATGTCCGTTTTCCTGATGTCTCTGACGATGGGGGAACTGAGGTTTCTGCTTGAGCTGGTGAAGGAAGGGAAGCTCAAGACGGTGTTCGACTCACGGCATCCATTCGAGAAGGCGGCGGACGCGTGGGACAAGTGCTTGAGCGGCCACGCGACGGGGAAGGTTATAGTTGAGATTTGA